A region of the bacterium genome:
GTTCTCGCTGAATCAACGCTATGAAACGTTCGGCTTCAATGTCGCCAAGGTACTTAGTCAGCACCTGGAGCCCTTTCAGACGTATTTCGGTATCGGTAATCATAAGTCACACTCCTTGAGAAAGAGTATCGGATCTACGATCTTGACGGCAGTCACTCGGTCACTACATCTCAGGATTCTATCGTCGGTTGTGAGGAAGTACTCGCATCCGGCGGCAATGGCACAGGCAATATGCAGACAATCGATTTTGGGAATTCCTTCCTTGTGCAAGGTGTTCGCTGTTTCGAGCAGCTGCGCGCTCTCCTGAATATCCAGTATAGCATGGTCCTTCCAGCCGCTAATGCGAATCTTGCGCTCTTGATATGGGTTCTTGGCATTCTCAAATAATCCAGGATGTAAGACCAGACCAATTGAAATTTATGAGACCGGATCTCCTCTTGTAGCTTGAGCTTTGCCTCTGCTTCAAGTCTGATTCTGATTTGTGATTGATCATCGAACGGTCGATTGAAAGAACAGAGATCCAAGTATATGCGCATGCCACAATCACTCCCATGTTATCTGTTTTGCTTGCCGAACGTATGCCTCACCGGTGGACGACGGCCGCAGGCCGGCGGCCATTCGGTGCAGGCAATGGTTAGCGTGATTTTATTCTAAATGCCAGACTTCTCCAAATAGCCAATAAAAGTGGGCTATTTTTTGGACATTTTGTTAGGTTTTTCCCCGATTTCACATAGATCGCAGATAACTGCTTACATCAGCATCTACGTAAACCGTCTTCTACTATCTTTTACGTCCACAGCCCTGGTGGAATGACCCGATAACACGGCTTATCTAAAACTCAGTAAACCCGGTGGGATAATGAGAGAGGTCCAGTTTTTCCTGCTCTGGTATCAATCGTATTCCCCATTGTTGCATTGCCAGGGATCCAAAGAGGACTTCGATAATTCTCTCTTCTTCATCATCCCCAATGTGATCAATAACCATGGCTTCCGTATGAAAAGGCTTCCCTTCGATCTCGCCGACTAATACAGCGACCTGCGAAGATACCTTTGTCTCGCCTCCCAATTTGGTATATGTTGGACGAGGAAGGCTTGTCGTAGTAAGTTGTGCTGCAACCTCAGAAGTAATGTAGGTATTTCGGGCTCCTGAATCAAAAAGCGTCCATACATTCCGTCCCTCCACGTTTATCATTTGTCGAATCACCCATTGCTCACCTCCGTTTTGCAATATTGGCTGTGTGTTTCATTTAAGAGCCATCGCGGTAGAGCCGTCAGTTGCCTGACGCCCCCCGCTCCCCGATGCCCAGATTTTTCTGAGGGTAACTCCTGTAACCGGACTTAGCCTCCTCCTTCAACGCTGCAACACTCGGTAGGGGTGGTTGGTTAGACCTTGCTGTGTCTCTGTGGTGAACGATTACCCTATTTTTAAAAGTAGTAGGGGCGAAATTTTTCGACCTGTATGGTTAGGTCTATACTAC
Encoded here:
- a CDS encoding PIN domain-containing protein is translated as MSIGLVLHPGLFENAKNPYQERKIRISGWKDHAILDIQESAQLLETANTLHKEGIPKIDCLHIACAIAAGCEYFLTTDDRILRCSDRVTAVKIVDPILFLKECDL
- a CDS encoding aspartyl protease family protein; protein product: MIRQMINVEGRNVWTLFDSGARNTYITSEVAAQLTTTSLPRPTYTKLGGETKVSSQVAVLVGEIEGKPFHTEAMVIDHIGDDEEERIIEVLFGSLAMQQWGIRLIPEQEKLDLSHYPTGFTEF